Proteins from a single region of Gambusia affinis linkage group LG12, SWU_Gaff_1.0, whole genome shotgun sequence:
- the si:ch211-188c16.1 gene encoding uncharacterized protein si:ch211-188c16.1 isoform X2, whose amino-acid sequence MDEEGSINFKALRAKFQEEGLLAHSKNSRPAVAEKPKLLQPFLGHCSSVASCIATAVEDHTPEIPRVFFRDGARSPGGKPPISFPPHSKQTSPSSQLANGDGSAKHSLRDWPLVLPVPPVKDHKVDPPTGKEQKLEAETRKEGFSHTKIKKKGLLLPFRSVKASKTFADNGEELTCGDLPNRPGNAPSDFSSMDKQGSEERPSLQSDQPTSEHPVSSPEFVVFPPSPETCPDSDNKILSTLEKAKKKLSRRQIAISPKTKGLRSLDYSCIEKTFRLSPKNPDRLGSDVLVPPSSSLPHLACISARPFCKANNSARRPSFDKNLMLEKASQPPVTTSEPYSPRSPLKKLLPELWTLGPVPVKPRRPSTVDLSSYHAVLEKKTLPGWCQTPKKEAVSVLDVPDFPDFETSELEKAEAEPVDIGALEMEALDIVIDDSATPAVSEATDYGGSDSALAVCEPRESNRIHVVQDLNLGTSHIIPLDPASFPEPLNLLEFPQLPLPERRPYSEDAAVESFLNSRSDEIDGGATEKLTVPEETEPTPNHNTQTQPREHHQSCYYETCDNIYEDVEISKHLSSQMLTKPKSRLRNPYADSQLKKGEACLHKRPRHPWQCTSPYTADHKEQRKREKQRLEKERKEQKEREKKENEMKKKFKVTGEEEPMYHAKVMVASKVRKNDLPVRNGDTVSIIRTTNCPKGKWLARDANLKYGYISVMNVELNIKDMLELGKKAQAAGRGAYVEPDTISFGSRSFTDDSDEWACEDDTLSPSYESHVTQQTVSEPEMSCVHVDAQHTLSDSNLEDQHTQTRHEALQKLALLVQHGKDGDGGATPTNADTSSFLCAVEEPPYPEQEIDFTEMELLPPPPLYADTL is encoded by the exons ATGGACGAG gaAGGATCAATTAACTTCAAAGCTCTGAGGGCTAAATTTCAGGAGGAGGGTCTCCTGGCTCATTCAAAAAACAGTCGACCAGCTGTTGCTGAAAAACCCAAACTCCTTCAACCTTTTCTAGGACACTGCAGCTCTGTGGCCAGTTGTATTGCCACGGCTGTGGAAGATCACACCCCAGAAATTCCCcgtgtcttcttcagagatgGGGCTCGGTCACCTGGAGGCAAGCCCCCGATTTCCTTTCCCCCTCACTCTAAGCAGACCTCTCCCTCATCTCAGCTTGCAAATGGAGATGGCTCAGCAAAGCATTCCCTCAGAGACTGGCCTTTGGTGCTCCCTGTGCCCCCTGTGAAAGACCATAAGGTAGATCCACCAACTGGAAAGGAGCAAAAACTGGAGGCAGAAACCAGGAAAGAAGGCTTCTCACACACCAAGATAAAGAAGAAGGGGTTGTTGCTTCCTTTCAGATCAGTCAAAGCATCAAAAACCTTTGCTGATAATGGCGAGGAGCTCACATGCGGTGATTTACCCAATAGGCCTGGTAACGCTCCCAGTGATTTCTCTTCAATGGACAAACAAGGCTCAGAGGAACGACCTTCCCTTCAGAGTGACCAGCCGACCTCTGAGCACCCCGTCTCCAGTCCTGAATTCGTAGTCTTCCCTCCTTCACCGGAAACGTGTCCAGACTCTGACAACAAGATTCTGAGCACTTTGGAGAAGGCCAAGAAGAAACTCTCACGTCGACAAATTGCAATTTCCCCTAAAACCAAAGGTTTGCGTTCACTTGACTACAGCTGCATAGAGAAGACCTTCCGTTTGTCTCCAAAGAACCCTGACCGCCTTGGTTCAGATGTCCTCGTACCTCCATCCTCAAGCCTTCCACACTTGGCCTGTATTTCTGCTCGGCCTTTCTGCAAAGCCAACAACTCTGCACGCA GGCCATCTTTTGATAAGAACCTTATGTTGGAGAAAGCCAGCCAGCCACCTGTGACAACTAGTGAACCTTATTCACCCCGGAGTCCCTTAAAGAAGCTGCTTCCTGAGTTGTGGACTCTTGGACCAGTTCCAGTAAAGCCCCGTAGACCTTCAACAGTTGATCTTAGCTCTTACCATGCCGTCCTAGAAAAAA AAACATTACCTGGTTGGTGCCAAACACCCAAAAAGGAGGCGGTCTCTGTCCTTGATGTGCCAGATTTTCCAGACTTTGAGACTTCAGAGTTGGAAAAGGCAGAGGCTGAACCTGTTGACATTGGTGCATTAGAAATGGAAGCTTTAGACATAGTTATTGATGATTCTGCAACACCAGCTGTATCAGAGGCCACCGATTACGGGGGTTCAGATTCTGCCTTGGCAGTTTGTGAACCTAGAGAGTCAAATAGGATCCACGTAGTCCAAGACCTAAACCTTGGCACCTCACACATAATACCCCTTGATCCAGCAAGCTTTCCCGAACCATTAAACCTGTTGGAGTTCCCACAGCTGCCACTACCAGAGCGGCGGCCCTACAGTGAAGACGCAGCTGTAGAATCTTTTCTCAATTCTCGCTCCGATGAGATCGATGGAGGGGCCACTGAGAAACTGACTGTCCCGGAGGAAACTGAGCCAACACCAAACCACAACACTCAAACGCAACCAAG AGAACATCATCAGAGCTGCTACTACGAAACCTGCGATAATATTTATGAAGATGTGGAGATCAGCAAACACCTGTCAAGCCAGATGTTAACCAAGCCAAAAAGCAGATTACGAA ATCCATATGCAGACAGCCAGTTAAAG AAGGGGGAAGCGTGTCTTCACAAACGACCACGGCATCCATG GCAGTGCACCAGCCCCTACACTGCTGACCACAAagaacagaggaagagagagaagcAGCGACttgaaaaggagagaaaagagcagaaagagagggagaagaaggaaaatgaaatgaaaaaaaagttcaaa GTGACTGGGGAGGAAGAGCCGATGTACCACGCCAAGGTCATGGTGGCCAGCAAGGTCCGCAAGAACGACCTGCCTGTGAGGAACGGCGACACGGTCAGCATCATCCGAACTACCAACTGCCCCAAAGGCAAATGGCTGGCCAGGGACGCCAACCTCAAGT ACGGCTATATCTCTGTGATGAATGTCGAGTTAAACATCAAGGACATGCTGGAACTCGGCAAAAAGGCTCAAGCAGCTGGACGGGGAGCCTACGTCGAGCCGGACACCATCAGCTTTGGGAGCCG ATCCT tcACAGATGACAGCGACGAGTGGGCCTGTGAGGATGATACCCTTTCACCATCCTATGAAAGCCA TGTTACTCAGCAGACGGTTTCAGAGCCAGAAATGT CTTGCGTTCATGTGGATGCCCAGCATACACTCAGCGACAGCAACCTGGAAGACCAACACACACA AACCAGGCACGAGGCTCTGCAGAAACTAGCCCTCTTGGTCCAACACGGCAAAGACGGCGACGGAGGAGCGACTCCTACCAA TGCTGACACGTCAA GTTTCTTGTGTGCGGTTGAGGAGCCTCCGTATCC CGAACAGGAGATTGACTTCACAGAGATGGAgctgcttccccctcctcctctatATGCCGACACCCTCTGA
- the si:ch211-188c16.1 gene encoding uncharacterized protein si:ch211-188c16.1 isoform X1 gives MDEEGSINFKALRAKFQEEGLLAHSKNSRPAVAEKPKLLQPFLGHCSSVASCIATAVEDHTPEIPRVFFRDGARSPGGKPPISFPPHSKQTSPSSQLANGDGSAKHSLRDWPLVLPVPPVKDHKVDPPTGKEQKLEAETRKEGFSHTKIKKKGLLLPFRSVKASKTFADNGEELTCGDLPNRPGNAPSDFSSMDKQGSEERPSLQSDQPTSEHPVSSPEFVVFPPSPETCPDSDNKILSTLEKAKKKLSRRQIAISPKTKGLRSLDYSCIEKTFRLSPKNPDRLGSDVLVPPSSSLPHLACISARPFCKANNSARRPSFDKNLMLEKASQPPVTTSEPYSPRSPLKKLLPELWTLGPVPVKPRRPSTVDLSSYHAVLEKSKETLPGWCQTPKKEAVSVLDVPDFPDFETSELEKAEAEPVDIGALEMEALDIVIDDSATPAVSEATDYGGSDSALAVCEPRESNRIHVVQDLNLGTSHIIPLDPASFPEPLNLLEFPQLPLPERRPYSEDAAVESFLNSRSDEIDGGATEKLTVPEETEPTPNHNTQTQPREHHQSCYYETCDNIYEDVEISKHLSSQMLTKPKSRLRNPYADSQLKKGEACLHKRPRHPWQCTSPYTADHKEQRKREKQRLEKERKEQKEREKKENEMKKKFKVTGEEEPMYHAKVMVASKVRKNDLPVRNGDTVSIIRTTNCPKGKWLARDANLKYGYISVMNVELNIKDMLELGKKAQAAGRGAYVEPDTISFGSRSFTDDSDEWACEDDTLSPSYESHVTQQTVSEPEMSCVHVDAQHTLSDSNLEDQHTQTRHEALQKLALLVQHGKDGDGGATPTNADTSSFLCAVEEPPYPEQEIDFTEMELLPPPPLYADTL, from the exons ATGGACGAG gaAGGATCAATTAACTTCAAAGCTCTGAGGGCTAAATTTCAGGAGGAGGGTCTCCTGGCTCATTCAAAAAACAGTCGACCAGCTGTTGCTGAAAAACCCAAACTCCTTCAACCTTTTCTAGGACACTGCAGCTCTGTGGCCAGTTGTATTGCCACGGCTGTGGAAGATCACACCCCAGAAATTCCCcgtgtcttcttcagagatgGGGCTCGGTCACCTGGAGGCAAGCCCCCGATTTCCTTTCCCCCTCACTCTAAGCAGACCTCTCCCTCATCTCAGCTTGCAAATGGAGATGGCTCAGCAAAGCATTCCCTCAGAGACTGGCCTTTGGTGCTCCCTGTGCCCCCTGTGAAAGACCATAAGGTAGATCCACCAACTGGAAAGGAGCAAAAACTGGAGGCAGAAACCAGGAAAGAAGGCTTCTCACACACCAAGATAAAGAAGAAGGGGTTGTTGCTTCCTTTCAGATCAGTCAAAGCATCAAAAACCTTTGCTGATAATGGCGAGGAGCTCACATGCGGTGATTTACCCAATAGGCCTGGTAACGCTCCCAGTGATTTCTCTTCAATGGACAAACAAGGCTCAGAGGAACGACCTTCCCTTCAGAGTGACCAGCCGACCTCTGAGCACCCCGTCTCCAGTCCTGAATTCGTAGTCTTCCCTCCTTCACCGGAAACGTGTCCAGACTCTGACAACAAGATTCTGAGCACTTTGGAGAAGGCCAAGAAGAAACTCTCACGTCGACAAATTGCAATTTCCCCTAAAACCAAAGGTTTGCGTTCACTTGACTACAGCTGCATAGAGAAGACCTTCCGTTTGTCTCCAAAGAACCCTGACCGCCTTGGTTCAGATGTCCTCGTACCTCCATCCTCAAGCCTTCCACACTTGGCCTGTATTTCTGCTCGGCCTTTCTGCAAAGCCAACAACTCTGCACGCA GGCCATCTTTTGATAAGAACCTTATGTTGGAGAAAGCCAGCCAGCCACCTGTGACAACTAGTGAACCTTATTCACCCCGGAGTCCCTTAAAGAAGCTGCTTCCTGAGTTGTGGACTCTTGGACCAGTTCCAGTAAAGCCCCGTAGACCTTCAACAGTTGATCTTAGCTCTTACCATGCCGTCCTAGAAAAAAGTAAAG AAACATTACCTGGTTGGTGCCAAACACCCAAAAAGGAGGCGGTCTCTGTCCTTGATGTGCCAGATTTTCCAGACTTTGAGACTTCAGAGTTGGAAAAGGCAGAGGCTGAACCTGTTGACATTGGTGCATTAGAAATGGAAGCTTTAGACATAGTTATTGATGATTCTGCAACACCAGCTGTATCAGAGGCCACCGATTACGGGGGTTCAGATTCTGCCTTGGCAGTTTGTGAACCTAGAGAGTCAAATAGGATCCACGTAGTCCAAGACCTAAACCTTGGCACCTCACACATAATACCCCTTGATCCAGCAAGCTTTCCCGAACCATTAAACCTGTTGGAGTTCCCACAGCTGCCACTACCAGAGCGGCGGCCCTACAGTGAAGACGCAGCTGTAGAATCTTTTCTCAATTCTCGCTCCGATGAGATCGATGGAGGGGCCACTGAGAAACTGACTGTCCCGGAGGAAACTGAGCCAACACCAAACCACAACACTCAAACGCAACCAAG AGAACATCATCAGAGCTGCTACTACGAAACCTGCGATAATATTTATGAAGATGTGGAGATCAGCAAACACCTGTCAAGCCAGATGTTAACCAAGCCAAAAAGCAGATTACGAA ATCCATATGCAGACAGCCAGTTAAAG AAGGGGGAAGCGTGTCTTCACAAACGACCACGGCATCCATG GCAGTGCACCAGCCCCTACACTGCTGACCACAAagaacagaggaagagagagaagcAGCGACttgaaaaggagagaaaagagcagaaagagagggagaagaaggaaaatgaaatgaaaaaaaagttcaaa GTGACTGGGGAGGAAGAGCCGATGTACCACGCCAAGGTCATGGTGGCCAGCAAGGTCCGCAAGAACGACCTGCCTGTGAGGAACGGCGACACGGTCAGCATCATCCGAACTACCAACTGCCCCAAAGGCAAATGGCTGGCCAGGGACGCCAACCTCAAGT ACGGCTATATCTCTGTGATGAATGTCGAGTTAAACATCAAGGACATGCTGGAACTCGGCAAAAAGGCTCAAGCAGCTGGACGGGGAGCCTACGTCGAGCCGGACACCATCAGCTTTGGGAGCCG ATCCT tcACAGATGACAGCGACGAGTGGGCCTGTGAGGATGATACCCTTTCACCATCCTATGAAAGCCA TGTTACTCAGCAGACGGTTTCAGAGCCAGAAATGT CTTGCGTTCATGTGGATGCCCAGCATACACTCAGCGACAGCAACCTGGAAGACCAACACACACA AACCAGGCACGAGGCTCTGCAGAAACTAGCCCTCTTGGTCCAACACGGCAAAGACGGCGACGGAGGAGCGACTCCTACCAA TGCTGACACGTCAA GTTTCTTGTGTGCGGTTGAGGAGCCTCCGTATCC CGAACAGGAGATTGACTTCACAGAGATGGAgctgcttccccctcctcctctatATGCCGACACCCTCTGA
- the c8a gene encoding complement component C8 alpha chain isoform X1, producing MGTFNHVLVALCALYLLINPTGNAIRKPWTTSQTRRARAANSPAPIDCRVGRWSSWTRCDSCTDKTLRFRHLEKPAQFGGTDCVGELWDRLACPTATTECMVKDYCGESFTCKETGRCISQSLRCNGEPDCDDFSDEDECDRINQREDKCSTLIPIPGAERSTQGYNLLTGDFMDQVLDPKYFGGKCEYVYNGEWSKLMYDAFCESLQYNEDEKNYRKPYNYHTYSFVAEATSKGSDEYFEDMQSLLKARQSMSSFKFGVSVGISYVNVGLHGNKESEFLNNITKYRSQDFGFLRVWSKVQTAHFKMRSNQLMLHEDFYVALMELPEQYDFGVYSRFLNTFGTHYVTEGTMGGSLEYVAVLNKTAMAKSNIDAERFQSCFGASLGISYPIKNSADVGVKVKGSLCENNKKEFKASSSESSVVEDIVKLVKGGITETGSGVLLIRDQETYRKWGASLKYSPALTDFEILPIFEAVRLSTAADHAGARIENLETATEEYLREFDTCRCAPCRHNGIPVLSGTSCSCVCKSGFRGVACEETLRRDATTDGSWSCWGSWSSCSSGTKSRTRVCNNPAPERGGAPCLGSANQNRRC from the exons atgggGACCTTTAATCATGTGCTTGTGGCTTTATGTGCTCTGTACCTGCTTATTAACCCAACTGGGAACGCCATCAGGAAGCCATGGACAACTTCTCAGACCAG GAGGGCCAGAGCTGCAAACAGTCCAGCGCCCATCGACTGTAGAGTGGGGAGGTGGTCGTCTTGGACACGGTGCGACTCCTGCACAGATAAAACG TTACGTTTTCGACACTTGGAGAAACCTGCACAGTTTGGTGGGACAGACTGTGTTGGGGAGTTGTGGGACCGGCTGGCGTGTCCAACAGCGACCACCGAGTGCATGGTCAAGGATTACTGCGGGGAGAGTTTCACCTGCAAAGAAACAG GACGCTGCATAAGCCAATCCCTTCGCTGTAACGGGGAACCGGACTGCGACGATTTCTCTGACGAAGACGAATGCGATCGCATCAACCAGAGAGAGGACAAGTGTTCAACCTTGATCCCTATTCCTGGTGCTGAACGTAGCACGCAGGG ctacAACCTCCTAACTGGAGACTTTATGGATCAAGTGCTGGATCCCAAGTACTTTGGAGGAAAGTGTGAATATGTCTACAATGGGGAATGGAGTAAACTAATGTATGATGCATTCTGTGAAAGCCTACAGTACAATGAAGACGAAAAGAACTACCGAAAGCCTTACAATTACCATACCTACAGTTTTGTG GCTGAAGCCACCTCGAAGGGCTCCGATGAATATTTTGAAGATATGCAAAGTCTGCTGAAAGCGAGGCAGTCCATGTCGTCCTTCAAGTTCGGTGTCTCTGTTGGGATCTCTTATGTGAACGTTGGACTGCATGGAAATAAAGAATCCGAGTTTCTCAACAACATCACAAAATATCGAAGCCAG GACTTTGGCTTCCTTAGGGTTTGGTCCAAAGTGCAAACCGCCCACTTCAAAATGCGAAGCAACCAGCTGATGCTCCACGAAGATTTCTACGTCGCCCTCATGGAGCTTCCCGAACAGTACGACTTTGGCGTTTACTCCCGCTTCCTGAACACCTTCGGTACCCACTACGTCACAGAGGGAACCATGGGGGGATCTCTGGAATACGTCGCCGTCCTAAATAAAACGGCTATGGCCAAGTCAA ATATAGACGCAGAAAGATTTCAGTCGTGCTTCGGTGCCTCTCTCGGCATAAGTTATCCAATCAAAAACAGCGCAGATGTAGGCGTTAAGGTTAAAGGAAGtctttgtgaaaacaacaagaaagaaTTTAAAG CGAGCTCCTCTGAGTCCAGTGTGGTTGAGGACATCGTCAAATTGGTAAAAGGGGGAATCACAGAGACCGGCTCAGGAGTGCTGCTCATCAGGGACCAGGAAACATACAGAAAGTGGGGGGCTTCTCTCAAATACAGCCCGGCTCTGACTGATTTTGAG ATTTTGCCGATCTTTGAGGCTGTGCGCCTCAGCACGGCAGCTGACCACGCAGGAGCCAGAATAGAAAACCTGGAGACGGCCACAGAGGAGTATCTGCGGGAGTTTGACACTTGTCGGTGCGCCCCCTGCAGGCACAATGGGATTCCTGTCCTCTCAGGCACCTCCTGTAGCTGCGTGTGTAAATCGGGCTTCCGGGGCGTGGCTTGCGAGGAGACTCTCAGGAGAG ATGCCACCACAGACGGCTCGTGGTCCTGCTGGGGCTCCTGGTCTTCCTGCTCGTCAGGGACGAAAAGCAGGACAAGAGTCTGCAACAATCCTGCACCTGAAAGGGGCGGGGCACCCTGCCTgggctcagccaatcagaatcgTCGATGCTAA
- the c8a gene encoding complement component C8 alpha chain isoform X2 — MLRFRHLEKPAQFGGTDCVGELWDRLACPTATTECMVKDYCGESFTCKETGRCISQSLRCNGEPDCDDFSDEDECDRINQREDKCSTLIPIPGAERSTQGYNLLTGDFMDQVLDPKYFGGKCEYVYNGEWSKLMYDAFCESLQYNEDEKNYRKPYNYHTYSFVAEATSKGSDEYFEDMQSLLKARQSMSSFKFGVSVGISYVNVGLHGNKESEFLNNITKYRSQDFGFLRVWSKVQTAHFKMRSNQLMLHEDFYVALMELPEQYDFGVYSRFLNTFGTHYVTEGTMGGSLEYVAVLNKTAMAKSNIDAERFQSCFGASLGISYPIKNSADVGVKVKGSLCENNKKEFKASSSESSVVEDIVKLVKGGITETGSGVLLIRDQETYRKWGASLKYSPALTDFEILPIFEAVRLSTAADHAGARIENLETATEEYLREFDTCRCAPCRHNGIPVLSGTSCSCVCKSGFRGVACEETLRRDATTDGSWSCWGSWSSCSSGTKSRTRVCNNPAPERGGAPCLGSANQNRRC; from the exons ATG TTACGTTTTCGACACTTGGAGAAACCTGCACAGTTTGGTGGGACAGACTGTGTTGGGGAGTTGTGGGACCGGCTGGCGTGTCCAACAGCGACCACCGAGTGCATGGTCAAGGATTACTGCGGGGAGAGTTTCACCTGCAAAGAAACAG GACGCTGCATAAGCCAATCCCTTCGCTGTAACGGGGAACCGGACTGCGACGATTTCTCTGACGAAGACGAATGCGATCGCATCAACCAGAGAGAGGACAAGTGTTCAACCTTGATCCCTATTCCTGGTGCTGAACGTAGCACGCAGGG ctacAACCTCCTAACTGGAGACTTTATGGATCAAGTGCTGGATCCCAAGTACTTTGGAGGAAAGTGTGAATATGTCTACAATGGGGAATGGAGTAAACTAATGTATGATGCATTCTGTGAAAGCCTACAGTACAATGAAGACGAAAAGAACTACCGAAAGCCTTACAATTACCATACCTACAGTTTTGTG GCTGAAGCCACCTCGAAGGGCTCCGATGAATATTTTGAAGATATGCAAAGTCTGCTGAAAGCGAGGCAGTCCATGTCGTCCTTCAAGTTCGGTGTCTCTGTTGGGATCTCTTATGTGAACGTTGGACTGCATGGAAATAAAGAATCCGAGTTTCTCAACAACATCACAAAATATCGAAGCCAG GACTTTGGCTTCCTTAGGGTTTGGTCCAAAGTGCAAACCGCCCACTTCAAAATGCGAAGCAACCAGCTGATGCTCCACGAAGATTTCTACGTCGCCCTCATGGAGCTTCCCGAACAGTACGACTTTGGCGTTTACTCCCGCTTCCTGAACACCTTCGGTACCCACTACGTCACAGAGGGAACCATGGGGGGATCTCTGGAATACGTCGCCGTCCTAAATAAAACGGCTATGGCCAAGTCAA ATATAGACGCAGAAAGATTTCAGTCGTGCTTCGGTGCCTCTCTCGGCATAAGTTATCCAATCAAAAACAGCGCAGATGTAGGCGTTAAGGTTAAAGGAAGtctttgtgaaaacaacaagaaagaaTTTAAAG CGAGCTCCTCTGAGTCCAGTGTGGTTGAGGACATCGTCAAATTGGTAAAAGGGGGAATCACAGAGACCGGCTCAGGAGTGCTGCTCATCAGGGACCAGGAAACATACAGAAAGTGGGGGGCTTCTCTCAAATACAGCCCGGCTCTGACTGATTTTGAG ATTTTGCCGATCTTTGAGGCTGTGCGCCTCAGCACGGCAGCTGACCACGCAGGAGCCAGAATAGAAAACCTGGAGACGGCCACAGAGGAGTATCTGCGGGAGTTTGACACTTGTCGGTGCGCCCCCTGCAGGCACAATGGGATTCCTGTCCTCTCAGGCACCTCCTGTAGCTGCGTGTGTAAATCGGGCTTCCGGGGCGTGGCTTGCGAGGAGACTCTCAGGAGAG ATGCCACCACAGACGGCTCGTGGTCCTGCTGGGGCTCCTGGTCTTCCTGCTCGTCAGGGACGAAAAGCAGGACAAGAGTCTGCAACAATCCTGCACCTGAAAGGGGCGGGGCACCCTGCCTgggctcagccaatcagaatcgTCGATGCTAA